From Penaeus monodon isolate SGIC_2016 chromosome 6, NSTDA_Pmon_1, whole genome shotgun sequence, the proteins below share one genomic window:
- the LOC119574634 gene encoding LOW QUALITY PROTEIN: glycine-rich protein-like (The sequence of the model RefSeq protein was modified relative to this genomic sequence to represent the inferred CDS: deleted 1 base in 1 codon), with protein sequence MKTLIAVLLVAFVAAEQKREAEPSYGLHYPLAYPYGVGLGSTYGLYPYGTHSFLSTRGHLLHKRDAEADPGYLLGGGLGLGNAYGYGLNYGLGQGYGYGYPLGHVSYHTVGHSIGKREAEPGFAHGLLGHGTSYGYNPSLLYPGIAHSYQYNRAFTPLIYG encoded by the exons ATGAAGACTCTG ATCGCTGTGTTGTTGGTAGCCTTCGTGGCAGCAGAGCAGAAGCGCGAGGCTGAGCCTTCCTACGGTCTCCACTACCCCCTTGCCTACCCTTATGGTGTAGGCCTAGGCAGTACCTACGGGCTCTACCCATATGGCACTCACTCCTTCCTCAGTACCCGCGGCCACCTCCTTCACAAGCGCGACGCTGAAGCCGACCCTGGCTAC CTTTTGGGAGGAGGTCTTGGCCTAGGCAACGCCTATGGTTATGGCCTCAATTATGGCCTTGGTCAGGGTTATGGCTATGGATATCCATTAGGTCATGTTTCCTATCACACCGTCGGCCACTCTATCGGCAAGCGTGAGGCTGAACCAGGCTTCGCACATGGTCTTCTTGGCCACGGAACATCCTACGGCTacaacccctctctcctctatccaggGATCGCTCATTCCTACCAATACAATCGCGCTTTTACTCCGCTTATCTACGGATAG